A window of Alphaproteobacteria bacterium genomic DNA:
ACGACATTCCAAAAGCAATGTCGAAATTCGGTCAGGTTGAGGGTGCCCTGGATCGTAGGTTCGAGGGTACCGGGTTGGGTCTGCCGTTGGTAAAGTCATTGGTGGAACTACACGACGGCGGACTTGAGATCGAGAGCGAAATCGGTGTTGGAACCAAGGCGACGATCTGGTTTCCGAAAGAGAGGGTTGTCTTCGGCAACTGACGAGCGTCGAATTCTATGTCGCTTTTTGGCTACTCGCTTCACTTCGGCCCGCTTTCCTGACCGTCCGTTGCTGGGGGGATACTGTTGCAAAACTCGGCGACAGGGCGAGTTGGGGCAATAATCGGATCGTAACAGGGCACTCAGCGAATCATTCTTGCGCTGTACCTCAGCTTGACGAATCAATCTTGCGCCCAACGAGGCCCAGATGTGTTTTGCAACAGTATCGGAGGCAGAGCCGAAGTTCGGATTTGGGCGAGCCGGGATTGGCAGGGTTGAGCGCCACGTTGGCAGCAAGAGCGTCTCCCAAGCGAAAAACCCTCCCATCCGACAGGCGCCGACGAATAGCACGACGGGGATGCGTAAAAGGGTCCCTGTCCCTTTTTTGGGCGCCTCGGCGGATTTAGGGCAGCGCGACGGCCCCGCTGGCCGCCAGTTTCGCCACCTCGTCTTCGCCATACTCCAGCTCGGCCAGGATTTCGCGGCCGTGCTGACCCAGCCGCGGCGCCGGCAGGCGGATGGTGCCCGGCGATTTGCTGAAACGGCTGCTGATGTCGGTGGTGATGATGGTGCCCTCGCTGGGATGATCGATGGCTTGGAAAAAATCGACGGCGGCCAGATGTTCGTCATCCAGCAGATCGTCGGTATCGTTGATGCGGCCGACCGGCACCTGGGCCTCGGCGCAAAGCTCGAGCCACTCGCCGACGCTGCGCTCGGCGATGATCTGCTCTAAAAGCGCATAGAGCTCGTCGATGTTTTCGCTGCGCGCCGCCATATGGTCGAAGCGCGGATCGTCCGTCAGTTCGCTGCGCCCGGTGGCAGCGAAAAAGCGCCGCCACTGCTCGTCGGTATAGGGCAGCACGCAAATGTAGCCGTCGCGCGCCTTGTAGGGCCGGCGGTTGGGCGAGGCGACGCGGCCGTAGCCGGTGTTGCCCAGCGGCGGCTCGAAAACCCGGCCCGAAAGGTGCTCGGCCAGCACGAAAGCCGCCATGGTCTCGAACATGGGCACCTCGACCTCCTGGCCCTCGCCCGTGCGTTCGCGGTGCAACAGCGCCATCACCATGCCCTGGCTGGCGGCCATGCCGGTCAGCTTGTCGGCGATGATGGTGGGGGCATAGCTGGGCACGCCATGGATGCGGGCGTTGAGCCCGGCCAGCCCCGATTCGGCCTGCACGATGTCGTCGTAGGCCGGGCGGTCGCGGTAGGGCCCGCGGCGGCCGTAGCCCTGGGCGCCGCAGTAGACGATGTCGGGCTTGATGGCCGCCACCCGTTCGTAGCCCAGTTCGAGGCCGGCGACGGCGCGGGGCCGCATGTTGTGGAAAAAGACGTCGGCCCCGGCGATCAGACGGTCGAGCACGGCCCGGCCGTCAGGCTGCTTGAGATCGAGCACGATCGAGCGCTTGTTGCGGTTGAGGTTGAGGAAGGGGGCGCTCATGCCGGCATTGCGGGCCGGCTTGACGGAGCGGTAAGCGTCGCCACCGGGCGGTGCTTCGACCTTGATGACGTCGGCTCCCATGTCCGCCAGTTGCATGCTGGCATAGGGGCCGAGAACGATAGTGCTGAGGTCGA
This region includes:
- a CDS encoding CoA transferase produces the protein MSPSYSSGPLAGYRVVDLSTIVLGPYASMQLADMGADVIKVEAPPGGDAYRSVKPARNAGMSAPFLNLNRNKRSIVLDLKQPDGRAVLDRLIAGADVFFHNMRPRAVAGLELGYERVAAIKPDIVYCGAQGYGRRGPYRDRPAYDDIVQAESGLAGLNARIHGVPSYAPTIIADKLTGMAASQGMVMALLHRERTGEGQEVEVPMFETMAAFVLAEHLSGRVFEPPLGNTGYGRVASPNRRPYKARDGYICVLPYTDEQWRRFFAATGRSELTDDPRFDHMAARSENIDELYALLEQIIAERSVGEWLELCAEAQVPVGRINDTDDLLDDEHLAAVDFFQAIDHPSEGTIITTDISSRFSKSPGTIRLPAPRLGQHGREILAELEYGEDEVAKLAASGAVALP